From a region of the Mycobacteroides saopaulense genome:
- a CDS encoding carbon-nitrogen hydrolase family protein, translated as MRIVLAQITSGTDPTENLATVAATVRDAAVQGAGLVVFPEATMCRFGVPLGPVAQPVDGRWADSVRAIAQEAGLTVVVGMFTPAADGRVHNTLLATGPGVDTHYNKIHLYDAFGFRESATVAPGHEPVLISVDGVAVGLTTCYDIRFPALYTDLARRGAQVITVSASWAAGTGKWDQWTLLARARAADSTCFVAAADQALPALEAPAHGSPTGIGGSLLASPTGELIAQAGPDPELIVADLHLDAVEQTRKILPVLNPSSAE; from the coding sequence ATGCGGATTGTGTTGGCGCAGATCACCAGCGGTACCGACCCCACCGAGAACCTGGCCACGGTGGCGGCCACGGTTCGAGACGCTGCGGTGCAAGGCGCCGGCCTGGTGGTGTTCCCGGAGGCCACCATGTGCCGGTTCGGTGTACCGCTGGGCCCGGTCGCACAGCCGGTGGACGGGCGATGGGCCGACAGCGTCCGCGCGATCGCACAGGAGGCAGGCCTGACCGTCGTCGTCGGCATGTTCACCCCGGCTGCCGACGGACGCGTCCACAACACCCTGCTGGCCACCGGCCCGGGTGTCGATACGCATTACAACAAGATTCACCTGTACGACGCATTCGGCTTCCGCGAATCGGCGACCGTCGCACCCGGTCACGAACCCGTGCTCATCTCGGTCGACGGTGTGGCCGTGGGGCTGACCACCTGCTACGACATCCGCTTTCCGGCCCTCTACACCGATCTGGCACGGCGCGGCGCTCAGGTGATCACGGTCAGCGCCTCATGGGCCGCCGGCACCGGCAAATGGGATCAGTGGACACTGCTGGCGCGCGCCCGGGCGGCCGACTCGACATGCTTCGTGGCGGCCGCCGACCAGGCCCTACCCGCATTGGAGGCACCGGCCCACGGTTCGCCCACGGGAATCGGCGGCAGCCTGCTGGCCTCGCCGACGGGCGAACTCATCGCCCAGGCCGGTCCCGACCCGGAGCTCATCGTGGCGGATCTGCATCTGGACGCGGTGGAGCAGACCCGCAAGATCTTGCCGGTCCTTAACCCGTCCTCAGCCGAGTAA